In the genome of Luteitalea sp., the window GATGATGTTGACGTTGCCGGCCATGGTCCCGCCGAACTCGGCCGACGCGATGCCGCTGCTGACGCTGATCTCGGCAATGGCCTCGGTGCTCACACCGCTGATGGTGTTGAAGCCTTGATAGGCGCCGATCGACGGCGCCTCGGCGTCGCTCGAGCCGTTGGTGCCGTCGATGGTCAGGCTGAGGCCGGACGGCGGCAGGCCGTTCATGACGGCGCCTTCACCGTCGAGAACGACCGACGAATCGAGCTCGAGCAACTGCGACCAATCGCGGCGGCCAACCGGCAGCTCGACCAGCTGCTCGTCGGACACCACGTCCTGGAGCTGCGCGTTGGCACGGTTGATGAGCGGCGTGGCCGCCGTCACGTTGACGGCGTCGGTGAGCTCCCCAACGGCGAGCGAGATCGCCAACCGCACCGTCTGGCCGGCGGAGAGCTCCAGATCCTGCACGTGCTCGGCAAAGCCTTCGAGCGCCACTCGCAGCGTGTAGCGGCCGACCGGGACGAAGTTGATCGTCACCTCGCCCTCCTCGCTCGTGACCTCGGTCCAGGCCGCCGCCGTGGTTTCGTTCGTGAGCGTCACGTTCGCGCCCGGCACGACGCCACCGGTCGCGTCGGTCACGCGCCCGTACACCGTTGCGGTTGTCACTTGCGCGTCGGCGCCCGCGCCGCAGGCGAGTATCGCCGCCACCACCACCGCCGTCGCGAAGATTCGCGTCCTCATCGCTCCGTTCCTCTCTGTTGCCCGTTCTTCGCGTGGTCGGCGTCCGGCAGCGGTGACTCACACCATGTGAGAGCGGCGCCGTCGTGTCCTGCGCGCATGCGTCGCAGGCGCGCGCGCTTCCGCCGACCGAGAAATCCGGGACAAGAGCCCGCTGTGTTTCAAATTGTCTCAATGCTAGCCGTGTCTTGGAAAATGTCAATATGTATTTTCGTAATAGGCGCTAATCAATTGGAATGGAGCGCTCGATAACCCCGTCCAAGAGGTATCCTTTCCTCCCGGCGGCGGGAGGTTTCGCGTCACGGCCGGGGAGGTGCGGCACGTCGGCGGCCGTTGACGGCTTGTTGATTAGAAATACTTGTTTACAATTTCCAATATTTGAATGTAGGGTACGATTCACACGGATCGTGCCGATCCGACGAGCATGAAAGCGGCGCTGCGGCTTGCGGCTCACATGGGAGGCGGACGCGCGGCGACGCTCGCCGCGCCATTCACGACGAAGGGGACGACTGAATGACTCGACTTCAGCGCCTGCTGCACGCAAACCGTGGAAGGCCGGTGCTCGGCGCGGCGGTGTACTTCAACGATCCCATTTTCCTCGAGATTGCCGCGCGGTTGGGCTACCAAGCCGCTTGGATCGAGATGGAGCACGCGCCGATCTCGTTTGGCGAGGCGGCCGATCTGTGTCGCGTGTCGCAGGGCCTCGGCCTGCTGACGATGATTCGCGTGCCTGATAGTCGACGGGAGAGCGTGCTCAAGGCGGCTGAGTGCGGTCCCGATATCATCGACGTGCCAATGGCCAACGCTCCCGAAGTCTTGCGACGCCTGGTGGCGGAAGCGAGGTTCGCGCCATTGGGAGCCCGCGGAACCTTCAGCGTCTCGCGGGCGCTCCACTACGGTCTCGTGGACAGCCTTTCAAAGGCGCAACAGCAGATCAACGACGAGCTGTGCCTGATGGTGCAGATCGAGACGCGCGAAGCGGCGGATCGGGCGGAGGAGCTGTGCGCGGTGTCGGGTGTCGACATCTTCATCGGACCGGCGGACCTGGCGGCGAGCCTCGGCGTGCCGGGAGAGCCAGGTCATCCGCTCGTGCGGAGCGCCGCCGCCACGATCATCGCGACCGCGCGGCGACACGGGAAGCACGTGGCCAGCGCCTCGGGGCCTGCCGAGTTCGGCTTCTGGGTCGACCAAGGCATCGACATCCTGTTCTGCACCAACGACATTGTTGCCTTGCGCACGGGTGCCGAGCTGGCACTGCAGGAAGCCCGGGACGCCGTGACGCGATCGGGCGTCATACGCTAAAATCGATGCCGAGCTCGTGTCGAACGAGTTGATGTGGATACGGCATAACTCTCGACAGATTCATACGGCACAGAGATGGAAGGCATTTCGCGCCGCCTGACTTGAGAGCCACTTGCGCTTGACATTTGCTTGCGCTACGCTGGGTCAATGACGAGCACAACTCGGCAACTGGCGAAAGATGTGCTCGACCGGGTCGGCGACGACGTCGAGTCGCTACGGAGTCTCGTCGATCTGCTGGATCGCCGCCTGTCTTCCAGCCCGCTGGAGCGCACGATGCGTCTCTGGGACGTCTCTCGAGCGGATCTCGGTCACGCCTTCGGCGTGTCACGACAGGCCATGAGCCAGTGGCTCGTGGAGGGACCGCCACCGTCGCGCGCCGACCAGGTCGCGGCCCTCGGCCAGGCCACGGACTTGCTCGACCGGTGGGTCAAGCGCGACCGCATCCCTGCGGTCGTCCGCCGTTCGGTACCCGTGCTAGGCGGGCGATCCCGATTCGATGTGGCACTGGCAGGCGAGTTCGATGTGCTACTCAACGAGCTCCGCGACACCTTCGACCTTTCGCGCGTCGCTCCGTGATTGAGACCGTACTCCACGACGGCCACGTGTGGCTGAGAATAGCCAAGCCACACTACGCCGATCCGTTCGACCCGTCTCATGCCCAGGAACGCGGCGGCCGCTGGAATCCGCCCAGGTCGTGGCCGACGCTGTACCTCAACCACGACTTGCGCACAGTCCACGCGCAGGTCCGTCATCTGTTCCTCGACCGCGCTATCGATCCCGACGACCTCGGTGACGACGCCCCGATCGTGCTGGCAGCCGCCACGCTGCCGGCACGCCAGCGCGTGGCCAACCTCACGTCCGACGAGGGGTTGACTGAGGTGGGTCTGGCAACAGCCTACCCGCTGGACCAGCACGGCCTACCAATCCCGCACGCGGCGACGCAGGCAGTCGGGAAGCGCGTCCACGATGCGGGGCTTCGTGGCGTTTTCTGCCGTTCTGCAGCGACCGGCGATGGGGCCGGCCGCGAGCTGGCCTGGTTCCCGTCGGCCGGTGGGCGCGCCCGTGCCGTGTGGCCGCGACCACTCGGGTTTGGACGATGGCGCCATGCTCGGAGGCTCAGCGATATCCGCCGCCCACGTGGCGCAGCATGAAGCGTCTTCGGAGGCCCATATAGCGCTCAGTAGAGTAGCTCCAACACTGTTGCTCGACACGGTTCCGGTCTCCTCATTCCTTCGGCTTGCCGTCGGCGAAGGTCACTTGGCCGACAACCTTGCCAGAGGCATCCCAGGCGGTGGCGACACCTTCGGCACGGTGGTCGCGCCAGGTGGATTCCGTGTGTTTCTGTCCGTTCGGCCAATACCCCGTCCAGACGTGCGTGCCGTCCGTCCGGTGATCCCATCTCCACAGCCGACTGCCGTCTTCTCGCCACAAGGTCTCGGGTCCCACCTTGCGGCCACGGTCGTACCTCGCCGTCCACTGCCTGTGCCCGTTCGGGTAGTACCACGTCTCCGTGCCGTGGAGCAGGTAACGGCCGTCGGTGGCGACGCCCGCGCTCCATCGCGCCCGCACCCGGCCGCTCGCGTCGTGCTCCTCGTAGGTCCGGACCTCGCCGACAGAGGGCTGTGGGGGCGCCGTCGACACCTGCTCCTCGTCTGTGGCTCCCGGCGGCGCCAGAATCCATGCCTCGTTGAACTCGAAGTGGAGAGCCTGCGCGTTCATGGACGTGATGAGGTGAATGAGACCGTTCGGCCCTTGGCTCGCGACCGCGTACCCCAGGGTCGCACCGCCAAGATCCCGAGCCCGTTCCGGCGACTCGTGCGCCTCGGCGCCCGGCAGCGGCTTGATGTGCCAGGTCTCCCCCTCGTCATCCGACAGCGCAACATAGGCGCCGCGCTCCCTGATACCTGCCGGCTGCTTGCCGTGGCGATCCTGCAGATCGCCCGCGAAGAACAATCGTCCGCTCGCGAGCCGCGCGATCGTCGGCCGCTGGTTGGCGTCGAGCGCTGGGAAGGGTGTTTTGCTCGTCGCCCACGTGCGTCCCGCATCGCTCGAGATCGACCGCGGCATGAAGCCGTCGAGATCGGAGTTCTTGCCGCCCATGCCGAGGATGCGGTTGTCCTTCAGAGGAGCGAACGCCGTGTGCCTGCCGTTCGTTCGTCCGCCCGGGTCGCTCCAGGTGCGCCCGCCATCGCGGCTCACCCAGAGGAGTGACTCTGCGCCTATCCCGTCGCTCGCGGCGAACATCGCACCGTCTGGAGTGCGAAATGCGCTGGTGATCGGCTGCGCCGAATGGCCGCCGACCAACGCCGTGAACATCGGAAACGCCCCCTCACTCCAGCTCGCGCCGTTGTCGTCAGAGGAGGACCACTGGAAGGGAAAGCCGGAGGAGAGTTGACTGGAGCCCCAGAAGAGTCGCAGCGTCTTCCCATCACGCCAAAGCATCGGTGAGGCGTCGTTCGCGTCGGCAAAGTCGAGTAGGAAGCCCGGCATGTCCCATGCGTCGGCGCCAAAGCGCAAGCGCGTGGCCATGAGTGCCACGTCCGGCGTCGTCTCAGACACCGACGTGAAATAGATCGCCAGCACGTCCCCGTTTGGCGCCACGGCGAGCGCCGGGCTGTGCTGATGCCGCAGGATCGACGGATGCAGCCCAGCGATCCGTTGAGCCGCGAGCCTCTCCTCCGGCGTGTTCTCAGGTGGAATCGGGAGCAGGCGACGTTTGCGGAAGTACGGACGATCCGGATGTGGACCGTGCTCGGCGAGATCGACTCGCTGCTTGACCGCTTGTTGGAAGAACGGCGCCGCGACCGGAGTCGGCGCTGTTTCCGGGGGTGGCGCCATGACGACGCGGAAGCCGATGGAATGATTGCCCTGATTGTTTGGCGTGTCGCGTACGAAGTCGGCATACAG includes:
- a CDS encoding RES domain-containing protein, with product MLALRWVNDEHNSATGERCARPGRRRRRVATESRRSAGSPPVFQPAGAHDASLGRLSSGSRSRLRRVTTGHEPVARGGTATVARRPGRGPRPGHGLARPVGQARPHPCGRPPFGTRARRAIPIRCGTGRRVRCATQRAPRHLRPFARRSVIETVLHDGHVWLRIAKPHYADPFDPSHAQERGGRWNPPRSWPTLYLNHDLRTVHAQVRHLFLDRAIDPDDLGDDAPIVLAAATLPARQRVANLTSDEGLTEVGLATAYPLDQHGLPIPHAATQAVGKRVHDAGLRGVFCRSAATGDGAGRELAWFPSAGGRARAVWPRPLGFGRWRHARRLSDIRRPRGAA
- a CDS encoding SUMF1/EgtB/PvdO family nonheme iron enzyme, whose translation is MWSVLESKEGRNGRARFQGVATCGRTYGSAVYWKLSIRIFLSRRPWHLRKTCAAGGRGGCSPCTVQKSVRATRDTRHPRPAPGRCGRAPWGSLRRSQAVACDPLWYEAKEFCEWFSRKEGRHYRLPTEAEWEFAARAGTTTLFSSGDRPPAPESANAWGLKNMHTGVAEWVLDWYAPYLNDHQSDPVGPAAGHAKVIRGGGLDQQTPYYARSANRASYAPGFPPPAAREAQRSLLESDTVEGQTVQQQAKPELYADFVRDTPNNQGNHSIGFRVVMAPPPETAPTPVAAPFFQQAVKQRVDLAEHGPHPDRPYFRKRRLLPIPPENTPEERLAAQRIAGLHPSILRHQHSPALAVAPNGDVLAIYFTSVSETTPDVALMATRLRFGADAWDMPGFLLDFADANDASPMLWRDGKTLRLFWGSSQLSSGFPFQWSSSDDNGASWSEGAFPMFTALVGGHSAQPITSAFRTPDGAMFAASDGIGAESLLWVSRDGGRTWSDPGGRTNGRHTAFAPLKDNRILGMGGKNSDLDGFMPRSISSDAGRTWATSKTPFPALDANQRPTIARLASGRLFFAGDLQDRHGKQPAGIRERGAYVALSDDEGETWHIKPLPGAEAHESPERARDLGGATLGYAVASQGPNGLIHLITSMNAQALHFEFNEAWILAPPGATDEEQVSTAPPQPSVGEVRTYEEHDASGRVRARWSAGVATDGRYLLHGTETWYYPNGHRQWTARYDRGRKVGPETLWREDGSRLWRWDHRTDGTHVWTGYWPNGQKHTESTWRDHRAEGVATAWDASGKVVGQVTFADGKPKE